In the genome of Pirellulales bacterium, one region contains:
- a CDS encoding IS630 family transposase (programmed frameshift): MHAYSNDLRVRVMADVDAGMLVKDVAIKFRVSKDWIYKLKRLRRETGSFGPRQQRTVQRGKLDDALPQLKQLAERHPDATLKELRDKLGLAVGVSTLWRALRRLKFTFKKVLYAAEQRRAHVQVQRREWQARQRGLPLERLVFIDETGLRTNMVRRYGRAPCGQRLIDYAPHGHWKTTTYVAALRHDRLTAPMVVDGPIDTTIFLAYVEQVLAKTLQPGDIVIMDNLSSHKSPKVRQLIEAAGAELAYLPPYSPDLNPIEMVFSKIKWLLASAAERTVEGLWDRVGLIEDQFKPAECTRYLRHCGYNLTLA; this comes from the exons ATGCACGCTTATTCCAATGATTTACGCGTTCGCGTGATGGCGGACGTGGATGCTGGCATGCTGGTCAAAGACGTTGCCATCAAGTTTCGTGTTAGTAAGGATTGGATTTATAAACTCAAACGCCTGCGCCGCGAGACGGGCAGCTTTGGCCCGCGACAACAACGGACCGTACAGCGTGGCAAACTCGACGATGCACTGCCGCAGCTCAAACAACTGGCGGAACGGCATCCCGACGCGACGCTCAAAGAACTACGCGATAAGCTAGGCCTCGCCGTCGGCGTGAGTACGCTCTGGCGTGCTCTCCGGCGGCTGAAATTCACCTTC AAAAAAGTACTTTACGCTGCCGAGCAACGGCGTGCCCATGTACAGGTTCAACGTCGAGAGTGGCAAGCTCGACAACGTGGGCTACCTCTTGAACGTTTAGTCTTCATCGACGAGACCGGTTTGCGTACCAACATGGTGCGACGGTACGGGCGTGCTCCTTGCGGCCAACGGCTGATCGATTATGCTCCGCACGGCCACTGGAAAACGACCACCTACGTCGCGGCGCTGAGGCATGATCGACTCACCGCGCCGATGGTCGTGGACGGGCCCATCGATACGACGATCTTTCTGGCGTACGTCGAGCAAGTGTTGGCGAAAACGCTTCAGCCGGGCGACATCGTCATCATGGATAATCTTTCCAGCCACAAGTCGCCCAAAGTGCGGCAACTGATCGAAGCGGCCGGCGCGGAGTTGGCTTATCTGCCGCCGTACAGTCCCGATCTGAACCCTATTGAAATGGTTTTTTCCAAGATCAAATGGCTGCTAGCAAGCGCCGCTGAAAGAACGGTCGAAGGCTTGTGGGATAGAGTGGGACTCATCGAAGATCAATTCAAGCCAGCAGAATGTACCCGCTACCTACGCCACTGTGGTTACAATTTGACACTAGCATGA
- a CDS encoding HEAT repeat domain-containing protein, whose product MRIAWRIVILLAAAALCALAPLSIFAASPAAQAPWQQQVLKTYDISGKPADLLARLETRVMTADKAAEIEQAIQDLGSGIFDQREAATKTLLSAGALALGRLYDAAKSPDAEVTYRAKLLISSIKSGENRQVDELQLKAVFRELALQRVPGGTPRAILVFPNLESASLRRAAQETIYECAQPADLPLLEKAWRGPPEELRAAALVGLCKLSREQNLPLAEAALADSSAEVRLAACRVLCNSQPRACLPVLVELTATADQEFKQESLKFLTLMIGHQFSRLKRNQSAEAWGREIAELTAATKFLQLPDQQRYFWGNVAAFVEEFQLDQTIEKKYGLFEYLSPIPTTAKIVDGRLRLFGDHPETDQRLMITATDLFGGVELPTNSRVRVELGGEEHSNGAWHCAVAVGNAKFLFHPGQAGGLFRVERDDSHHFLSENVEMGFTPAPNVLHEMTLEIRQLKDQEVKFLISIEEGNGSGKIFTHEIVLEREITGPLSRIMLIRSGRTGGAALFDHLQIEELP is encoded by the coding sequence ATGCGGATCGCTTGGCGGATAGTTATCTTACTCGCTGCGGCAGCCTTGTGTGCGCTCGCGCCATTATCCATATTTGCCGCTTCCCCCGCCGCGCAGGCTCCCTGGCAGCAGCAAGTGCTTAAAACCTATGACATCTCGGGAAAGCCCGCGGATTTGCTAGCCCGGCTGGAAACGCGGGTTATGACCGCGGACAAAGCAGCGGAAATAGAGCAGGCGATCCAGGATCTGGGGAGCGGGATTTTTGACCAGCGAGAAGCCGCGACCAAAACCCTGCTTTCCGCGGGCGCGCTCGCGCTGGGCCGATTATATGACGCGGCCAAATCCCCCGATGCCGAGGTAACCTACCGGGCCAAACTGCTTATTAGCTCCATAAAATCCGGAGAGAACCGCCAGGTTGATGAATTGCAGCTAAAAGCCGTCTTTCGCGAATTGGCCCTGCAACGCGTCCCCGGCGGAACCCCGCGGGCTATTCTGGTTTTTCCCAATCTCGAGTCCGCCAGCCTCCGGCGGGCCGCCCAAGAGACCATTTATGAATGCGCCCAACCCGCCGACCTGCCCCTGCTAGAAAAAGCCTGGCGCGGCCCCCCCGAGGAACTGCGCGCCGCGGCCCTGGTGGGCCTGTGCAAATTATCCCGGGAACAAAACTTGCCGCTGGCAGAAGCGGCCCTGGCGGACTCCAGTGCCGAGGTACGACTGGCCGCCTGCCGCGTGCTGTGCAATTCGCAGCCGCGGGCTTGCCTGCCGGTCCTGGTGGAACTGACGGCCACCGCCGACCAGGAATTCAAGCAGGAAAGCCTAAAATTTTTGACGCTGATGATTGGGCATCAGTTTTCCCGCTTAAAAAGAAATCAATCGGCGGAAGCCTGGGGCCGGGAAATCGCCGAGTTGACCGCCGCCACCAAATTTCTGCAACTGCCGGACCAGCAACGTTATTTTTGGGGAAATGTGGCCGCTTTTGTCGAGGAATTTCAACTTGACCAGACAATCGAAAAAAAATACGGCCTGTTTGAGTATCTTTCGCCGATCCCCACCACGGCCAAAATTGTCGATGGGCGGCTGCGGCTGTTTGGCGATCATCCCGAGACCGACCAACGCCTGATGATCACCGCGACCGACCTGTTTGGCGGGGTGGAGTTGCCGACCAACAGCCGCGTGCGGGTGGAACTAGGGGGCGAAGAACATAGCAACGGGGCCTGGCACTGCGCGGTGGCGGTCGGCAACGCCAAATTCTTATTTCATCCGGGTCAGGCCGGGGGGTTGTTTCGGGTGGAGCGGGATGATTCGCATCATTTCCTCAGCGAAAATGTCGAGATGGGCTTTACGCCCGCGCCGAATGTGCTGCACGAAATGACGCTCGAGATCCGGCAACTCAAGGACCAAGAGGTTAAATTTTTGATTAGCATCGAAGAGGGAAACGGCAGCGGCAAAATCTTTACGCACGAAATCGTGCTAGAACGGGAAATCACCGGCCCCTTGAGCCGCATCATGCTGATCCGTAGCGGTCGAACCGGCGGCGCGGCGCTGTTTGACCATTTGCAAATCGAGGAACTGCCCTAG
- a CDS encoding deoxyribodipyrimidine photo-lyase has product MPAPTIVWFRLDLRLADNPALVAACEQGGPVVPVFIWAPEEEAPWQPGGASRWWLHHSLAALERELQARGSRLVIRRVDSSTGQSSLTILQELVADTGAAAVYWNRRYEKEIIERDSSIKSELRGVGREAESFNASLLFEPFEVANLQGKPFQVYTPFWKHCVARAAPPLATPAPNALPAPVDWPKSLPLKELNLLPRIPWDRQFYAAWQPGEQGATAQYNRFVENCLNEYKDARDFPGEATTSRLSPHLHFGEISPRSIWHEIWGMIREQGGAKTLFGAQAEHFLKELVWREFGYHLLYHFPHTDLRPLRPQYENFPWKDPQQAQTELRAWQRGQTGYPIIDAGMRQLWQIGWQHNRVRMITASFLVKDLLISWQEGAKWFWDTLVDADLASNTLGWQWTAGCGADAAPYFRIFNPITQGERFDAAGHYVRQYVPELAQLPDEWLHRPWEAPAGVLSTAGVTLGKTYPHPIVDHSAARTAALAALATISAEK; this is encoded by the coding sequence ATGCCTGCGCCCACGATAGTCTGGTTTCGCTTGGATTTGCGCTTGGCGGATAATCCCGCGTTGGTTGCCGCGTGCGAGCAGGGGGGCCCGGTGGTTCCGGTGTTTATTTGGGCGCCTGAGGAAGAGGCCCCCTGGCAGCCGGGAGGGGCCAGCCGCTGGTGGCTGCATCATTCGTTAGCCGCGCTCGAGCGAGAGTTGCAAGCCCGCGGCTCGCGGCTGGTGATTCGCCGGGTGGATAGCTCCACGGGACAGAGTAGCTTGACTATTTTGCAAGAATTAGTTGCTGACACCGGCGCGGCGGCCGTTTATTGGAATCGCCGTTACGAAAAGGAGATCATTGAGCGTGACTCGTCCATTAAGAGCGAGCTGCGAGGGGTGGGCCGAGAGGCGGAAAGTTTTAACGCGAGCTTGCTGTTTGAACCGTTTGAGGTGGCCAATCTGCAGGGCAAACCGTTTCAGGTCTATACGCCTTTTTGGAAGCACTGCGTCGCCCGCGCCGCGCCGCCGCTAGCCACGCCTGCGCCCAACGCGCTTCCCGCGCCCGTTGATTGGCCAAAGAGCCTGCCCCTTAAAGAGTTAAATTTGCTCCCGCGCATTCCCTGGGATCGTCAGTTTTATGCCGCCTGGCAACCGGGAGAGCAGGGGGCGACGGCCCAATACAACCGCTTTGTCGAGAACTGCCTCAATGAATATAAGGACGCGCGGGACTTTCCAGGGGAAGCAACCACGTCGCGGTTATCGCCGCACCTGCACTTTGGCGAGATCAGCCCGCGATCCATTTGGCATGAGATCTGGGGGATGATCCGCGAACAAGGGGGCGCCAAAACCTTGTTTGGCGCGCAGGCCGAGCATTTCCTCAAGGAACTTGTATGGCGGGAGTTTGGCTATCACCTGTTGTATCATTTTCCGCATACCGACTTGCGGCCCCTGCGTCCCCAATACGAAAATTTTCCGTGGAAAGATCCGCAGCAGGCCCAAACCGAATTGCGCGCGTGGCAGCGCGGCCAGACCGGCTACCCGATCATCGACGCCGGGATGCGGCAACTATGGCAAATAGGCTGGCAGCATAACCGTGTGCGGATGATTACCGCCTCGTTTTTGGTAAAGGACCTTTTGATCTCTTGGCAAGAAGGAGCCAAATGGTTTTGGGATACGCTGGTCGATGCCGACTTGGCTAGTAATACATTGGGCTGGCAATGGACCGCCGGTTGCGGTGCGGACGCGGCCCCGTATTTTCGTATTTTTAATCCGATCACCCAGGGTGAGCGGTTTGACGCGGCGGGGCACTATGTGCGGCAATATGTACCCGAACTGGCCCAACTTCCCGATGAGTGGTTGCATCGCCCCTGGGAGGCTCCAGCAGGGGTCCTATCCACCGCCGGAGTAACGTTGGGAAAGACCTATCCCCACCCGATTGTCGATCATAGCGCCGCGCGAACTGCCGCCCTGGCCGCATTGGCAACGATAAGTGCCGAAAAGTAA
- a CDS encoding glycosyltransferase family 9 protein produces MLSISLPPQPRFLIVRLSAIGDCVHGLPVACALRRAFPACHIGWVVEGRTANLLQRHPVIDQVLAVPRGWYRSPGQIWHLRHLVRAFEPTLTLDLQGLTKSAAVAWLSGCRTRIGFAGAEGRELSPWLNTHKVASSITHVVDKNLQLLQPLGIDPAPVEFQLPHDQAAAVSMSAYLQSRLTPSGVTQVKNAFVTPRFALLNPGAGWGSKRWPRARFAAVARELASRFDLKSVIAWAPGEEQGWATEITRESAGAAVLAPPTDLQEFIELARLATVVISGDTGPLHLAAAAGTPCVALFGPSDGQRNGPYGTGHITLQKTRLIGSSRERRHADDAAIRAIQVTDVMAACQQLLAVEATIKPIAA; encoded by the coding sequence ATGCTATCAATTTCCCTACCCCCGCAACCCCGATTCTTGATCGTGCGGCTCAGCGCTATTGGCGATTGCGTGCATGGACTGCCGGTGGCTTGTGCCTTGCGGCGGGCGTTTCCCGCCTGTCACATCGGTTGGGTGGTGGAGGGTCGGACGGCCAATCTATTACAGCGGCATCCGGTGATTGATCAAGTTTTGGCCGTTCCCCGCGGTTGGTATCGTAGTCCCGGGCAAATCTGGCATTTGCGCCACCTGGTGCGGGCGTTTGAACCAACCTTGACGCTGGATTTACAGGGTTTGACCAAAAGCGCGGCGGTGGCGTGGCTAAGCGGTTGCCGTACGAGGATCGGATTTGCGGGTGCCGAAGGGCGGGAACTCAGTCCCTGGCTCAACACGCATAAAGTTGCTTCCTCCATCACGCACGTGGTGGATAAAAATTTGCAATTGCTGCAGCCGTTGGGCATTGACCCGGCGCCAGTGGAATTTCAGTTGCCGCACGATCAAGCGGCGGCCGTGAGCATGTCCGCATATTTGCAGTCGCGGCTCACACCTTCTGGCGTAACGCAAGTTAAGAATGCGTTCGTTACCCCCCGTTTTGCCCTCTTGAATCCAGGGGCGGGTTGGGGATCAAAGCGTTGGCCCCGCGCGCGATTTGCCGCCGTGGCCCGGGAATTGGCTAGTCGTTTTGACCTAAAAAGCGTTATTGCCTGGGCACCTGGCGAAGAGCAGGGCTGGGCAACGGAAATCACGCGGGAATCGGCCGGAGCGGCGGTGCTGGCACCGCCAACGGACCTGCAGGAGTTTATCGAACTGGCGCGCCTGGCAACCGTGGTGATCAGCGGCGATACAGGCCCACTGCATTTGGCGGCAGCTGCAGGAACCCCCTGTGTCGCGCTTTTTGGGCCCAGCGATGGCCAGCGCAATGGCCCCTATGGCACGGGTCACATCACATTGCAAAAGACTAGGCTCATTGGTTCTAGCCGGGAAAGGCGTCATGCCGACGATGCGGCGATCCGCGCAATACAAGTGACGGACGTCATGGCGGCGTGTCAGCAGTTATTGGCGGTGGAGGCCACTATAAAACCAATCGCCGCATGA
- a CDS encoding DUF4254 domain-containing protein yields the protein MPTMISRSRSLSLIDVRLITSLHATTVKLWHHQALENTHRDFLFQVCEQHKYNFLLWHEEDKARSSSASDLEIAAVKRAIDKLNQKRNDAIERLDDMLKALLEERGITPQPGARHNSETPGSIIDRLSILALRIYHMQEQADRADATSEHVAKAQDRLGILHNQHDDLTTALAELLADLQTGRKRLKLYRQMKMYNDPTLNPYLYKRAAA from the coding sequence ATGCCCACGATGATTTCGCGTTCGCGTTCGTTAAGTTTGATTGATGTGCGTTTGATTACATCACTGCATGCCACCACGGTAAAGCTGTGGCATCATCAAGCGTTGGAAAATACGCACCGTGATTTTTTGTTTCAGGTTTGCGAGCAGCACAAATACAATTTTTTGCTGTGGCACGAGGAAGACAAAGCCCGTTCCTCGTCCGCGTCGGATCTGGAGATCGCCGCGGTTAAGCGCGCGATCGATAAGCTGAACCAAAAGCGCAACGACGCGATCGAGCGGCTGGATGACATGCTCAAAGCGCTGTTGGAAGAGCGGGGCATCACGCCGCAACCAGGGGCCCGGCATAACTCGGAAACGCCAGGCAGCATCATCGACCGGCTCTCAATTTTGGCGCTGCGGATTTACCACATGCAGGAACAAGCCGACCGCGCGGACGCGACGAGTGAACACGTCGCGAAGGCCCAAGATCGGTTGGGCATCCTGCATAATCAGCACGACGATCTGACGACGGCTTTGGCGGAACTACTGGCGGACCTGCAAACCGGCCGCAAACGACTAAAGCTGTACCGTCAAATGAAGATGTACAACGACCCGACGCTCAATCCCTACTTGTACAAACGGGCGGCGGCATAA
- a CDS encoding DUF480 domain-containing protein — protein sequence MTSGESPAAKWKPLNAIDRRVLGVLIEKAKTTPDQYPLSLNALITGCNQKSNRHPIMDLDEEAVIRAVDRLRSMAVVAEVQGGGRVPRYRHYAHEWLGVDKAELSIMTELLLRGSQTLGELRTRVSRMDNIPDQEALAGHLEKLRLRKLLVELTPAGRGQVVTHNLYDAAELERERASLGAVRASEIDGGGSPFRQAAHDRDDLSQSPSAGRNVAAAELAPSADLAQLSTLRNELADLRAECAQLAQRLTAAEQEISDLKQALGGM from the coding sequence ATGACTTCCGGAGAATCCCCCGCCGCAAAGTGGAAACCCCTGAACGCCATCGATCGGCGGGTCTTGGGCGTGCTGATCGAAAAAGCCAAAACCACGCCCGACCAATATCCGCTGTCGCTGAATGCGCTGATCACCGGCTGCAACCAAAAATCCAACCGGCATCCCATCATGGATCTGGACGAAGAAGCGGTGATCCGTGCTGTCGATCGCCTGCGCTCGATGGCGGTCGTTGCCGAAGTCCAGGGAGGGGGTCGCGTTCCCCGGTACAGGCATTATGCCCACGAGTGGCTCGGTGTCGACAAGGCCGAACTGTCGATTATGACCGAGTTGCTTTTGCGCGGCTCGCAAACGTTGGGCGAATTGCGCACGCGGGTCAGCCGCATGGACAACATCCCCGACCAAGAAGCCTTGGCGGGACATCTGGAAAAACTGCGGCTGCGTAAACTGCTGGTGGAACTGACCCCCGCCGGACGGGGCCAGGTGGTCACCCATAACCTGTACGACGCCGCCGAACTAGAAAGGGAACGCGCCTCATTGGGGGCCGTGCGGGCGAGTGAGATCGATGGGGGCGGCTCACCTTTCCGGCAAGCGGCGCATGATCGCGACGATCTTAGCCAGTCCCCCTCGGCGGGCAGAAACGTCGCCGCGGCAGAGTTGGCTCCGTCAGCGGACTTGGCCCAGCTATCCACCCTGCGCAATGAACTGGCGGATTTGCGCGCCGAGTGCGCGCAACTCGCCCAGCGGCTAACCGCCGCCGAGCAGGAAATTTCCGACTTAAAGCAGGCCTTAGGCGGAATGTAA
- a CDS encoding type 1 glutamine amidotransferase domain-containing protein produces the protein MQPLLDKRFLMFVDDIYEDLELWYPKLRLEEAGAHVTLAGPRENHIYQGKHGYPCKSDAALGDMVAADFHGLVIPGGFSPDKLRRDHKVLALTGEFATAGKLVAAICHGGWIPISAGVYRGVRVTGSLGIKDDLINAGAIWQDAPVVIDRNFVSSRKPDDLPQFCQGILQVMLGKG, from the coding sequence ATGCAGCCACTACTCGACAAACGTTTTTTGATGTTTGTGGATGACATTTATGAAGATCTGGAATTGTGGTATCCCAAGCTGCGACTGGAAGAGGCAGGCGCGCATGTGACCTTGGCGGGCCCCAGGGAAAATCATATTTATCAAGGAAAGCATGGTTATCCCTGCAAGTCGGACGCCGCCCTTGGCGATATGGTGGCCGCGGATTTTCATGGGCTGGTCATACCTGGCGGATTTAGCCCGGATAAGCTGCGCCGCGATCACAAGGTCTTGGCCCTGACGGGCGAATTTGCCACCGCCGGCAAGCTGGTTGCCGCGATTTGCCACGGGGGGTGGATTCCCATCTCCGCCGGTGTGTACCGCGGTGTGCGGGTAACGGGGTCGCTGGGAATCAAGGATGATTTAATCAATGCCGGCGCGATCTGGCAGGACGCGCCGGTCGTGATTGATCGCAACTTTGTCAGCAGCCGCAAGCCCGACGATTTGCCCCAATTTTGCCAGGGAATTTTACAGGTCATGCTGGGGAAGGGGTAG
- a CDS encoding DUF6174 domain-containing protein, producing MQSTNDPDNSRITPPSRVTISQRWRFWALILVCGVAGALFTGWMLRPPRLPELTRAQLNQARQLWETRNPAAYTLELTVTGTQAGEYQTRVAGGKPVSVTRNGQELRRHTWEYWTVGGLLRVIDDELSAFAPPAVPPPHNADKDLDQPAANIVMRATFDPQWGFPAQYQRTDWSTGREIQWRVTKFAVDPP from the coding sequence ATGCAAAGCACAAATGATCCTGACAATTCACGAATAACTCCCCCTTCCCGTGTCACGATTAGCCAGCGGTGGAGGTTTTGGGCATTGATACTTGTGTGCGGGGTGGCGGGAGCGTTATTTACCGGCTGGATGCTGCGGCCCCCCCGTTTGCCAGAACTTACCCGCGCGCAACTGAACCAAGCCCGCCAATTGTGGGAAACCCGCAATCCGGCGGCTTATACGCTGGAATTGACCGTCACAGGCACACAAGCGGGAGAATATCAAACCCGAGTCGCAGGGGGGAAGCCCGTTTCCGTCACTCGCAATGGCCAGGAACTGCGTCGCCACACCTGGGAATACTGGACAGTGGGGGGGCTACTGCGCGTGATCGACGACGAGCTATCGGCTTTTGCCCCTCCCGCTGTCCCTCCGCCGCACAACGCGGATAAAGACCTTGATCAGCCCGCAGCGAACATCGTCATGCGGGCCACGTTTGATCCCCAGTGGGGTTTTCCGGCGCAATACCAGCGCACTGATTGGAGCACCGGGCGGGAAATCCAGTGGCGGGTCACCAAATTTGCGGTGGATCCCCCCTGA
- the pyk gene encoding pyruvate kinase, whose translation MSTGILPLIQTRTKIVATVGPACRSEALLTELVQAGVDVFRLNMAHASRDEHLEVVRWVRQISKNIGRPLALLADLAGPKIRLGEIPNDVLDLREGQQIRFVRGLTSANPHELTTTYQPLVDELQVGNAVMLADGTVGLVVEEKAADSALCRVVQSGEIRSRQGVNLPGAKLSVPSMSDEDWANAVWAAEVGIDFVSLSFVRSPVEVRLLKELLRTRGSKAKVVAKIEKPEALEQLEAIVEATDCVMVARGDLGVEIDVARMPIVQKQIVAVCHRYQRPVICATQMLDSMQTSKRPTRAEVTDVANAILDGCDATMLSGETAIGKNPRLAVEMMNRIAQATEQAFLGKSTLPDPDKLPEGLLQVTQAVVRGADSIALELNARLLVAASKTGATALALSKLRGATPIIGVSDSESTLRQMCLYWGVTPLNGVNAKDFLQISEHVSKWGLLQGRLKTGDKIVLVAGHGLGTGGHNMAIVHEVT comes from the coding sequence ATGAGTACGGGGATACTGCCTTTGATCCAAACCCGCACAAAAATTGTCGCCACCGTCGGTCCCGCCTGTCGGAGCGAAGCGCTTCTAACCGAGTTGGTCCAGGCCGGGGTCGATGTGTTCCGCCTCAATATGGCCCACGCCAGCCGCGATGAGCATTTGGAAGTCGTCCGTTGGGTGCGGCAAATCAGCAAAAACATCGGGCGGCCCCTGGCTTTATTGGCCGACCTGGCAGGTCCCAAAATCCGCTTGGGGGAAATCCCCAATGACGTACTCGATCTGCGTGAAGGGCAGCAAATCCGATTTGTGCGGGGGCTGACTTCCGCCAATCCCCATGAATTGACCACCACGTATCAGCCGTTGGTGGATGAGTTGCAGGTGGGAAACGCCGTCATGCTGGCGGACGGGACCGTCGGCTTGGTGGTGGAGGAAAAAGCCGCCGATTCCGCGCTTTGCCGCGTCGTGCAGTCCGGTGAAATCCGTTCTCGGCAGGGGGTCAATCTGCCAGGCGCAAAACTCAGCGTCCCCTCGATGAGCGACGAGGATTGGGCCAATGCCGTGTGGGCGGCCGAAGTCGGCATCGACTTTGTCAGTCTCAGCTTTGTGCGCTCGCCCGTGGAAGTACGCCTGCTGAAGGAACTCTTGCGCACCCGCGGATCAAAGGCCAAGGTCGTGGCAAAAATTGAAAAACCCGAAGCCCTCGAACAATTGGAGGCCATTGTCGAGGCAACCGACTGCGTGATGGTGGCCCGGGGCGATCTCGGGGTCGAAATTGACGTGGCCCGCATGCCCATCGTGCAAAAGCAAATCGTGGCGGTTTGTCATCGCTATCAGCGGCCGGTGATTTGCGCCACGCAAATGCTGGACAGCATGCAAACTTCCAAGCGCCCCACGCGCGCGGAAGTGACTGACGTGGCCAACGCGATATTAGATGGCTGCGACGCCACCATGCTGTCTGGGGAGACGGCTATCGGCAAAAACCCCAGATTGGCCGTGGAAATGATGAACCGCATCGCCCAGGCGACGGAACAAGCGTTCTTGGGCAAATCCACGCTGCCCGATCCGGATAAGCTGCCAGAAGGGTTGTTGCAGGTCACTCAGGCGGTGGTGCGGGGAGCAGACTCCATCGCGCTGGAACTTAATGCGCGGCTGCTCGTGGCAGCCAGCAAGACCGGCGCCACTGCGCTGGCGTTGTCCAAGTTGCGGGGGGCCACGCCCATCATCGGCGTTAGCGATTCCGAATCCACCTTGCGGCAAATGTGCCTGTATTGGGGAGTTACACCGCTCAATGGCGTCAACGCCAAGGACTTTTTGCAAATTAGCGAACATGTCAGTAAATGGGGCTTACTGCAGGGGCGGCTAAAAACCGGGGACAAGATTGTCCTGGTGGCAGGGCACGGCCTCGGTACCGGCGGACATAATATGGCGATCGTCCACGAGGTGACGTAG
- a CDS encoding glycosyltransferase family 4 protein, whose translation MRTDSRQDRILHILPQFSCSGMGSRLLGLSREATRDFPQPEFLAWRGVGPWRQRFLQTAPTWAACDRTHDGTAWWRYGQILRKIRPDLIHFWGGTNSRAIWLARQIVPGVQIIATCNQATELSQLDKRVPWPWARSYLPDEVAIESECLAERYISSGQNIQRSAAFSVRVIPAAAPPRLDSAAANHQAHTEQRLLLRQKLNIPPTAPVLLTVGPLTAEKRIVELLWSLDQVNCVLSEVYLLIVGEGPARDLISKYARLFHIDQRVRFLDYQPNLDPPLAAADLYLTADPQLGPKQAIMEAQDAGLPIIGHDQPELRRLCRPGVDAILCRSDMRAELAGALYRLLSHPEKYAQLRAAASKIGGLPPRQQAWEAYAEGYSRLYKELLAVRTIPLHNQKSHVEGAYYRRAVRAPLK comes from the coding sequence GTGCGAACGGATTCCCGCCAAGATCGAATTTTGCACATCCTGCCCCAGTTTAGCTGCAGTGGCATGGGGTCCCGGCTTTTAGGCTTATCCCGTGAAGCTACCAGGGACTTTCCCCAACCTGAATTCCTGGCGTGGCGGGGAGTCGGTCCCTGGCGACAGCGATTTTTACAAACGGCACCCACCTGGGCGGCCTGCGATAGAACACACGACGGAACCGCCTGGTGGCGATACGGGCAGATTTTGCGCAAAATACGGCCGGATCTGATCCATTTTTGGGGAGGGACAAATTCACGGGCGATCTGGCTGGCCCGGCAGATCGTTCCGGGTGTCCAAATCATCGCCACCTGCAATCAAGCCACGGAATTGTCTCAATTGGACAAACGCGTCCCCTGGCCGTGGGCAAGATCCTACTTGCCAGATGAAGTGGCTATTGAAAGCGAGTGCCTAGCGGAACGCTACATTTCCTCGGGCCAGAATATTCAACGCTCAGCGGCGTTTTCCGTGCGCGTGATCCCCGCGGCGGCCCCCCCCAGGCTCGACTCCGCAGCAGCTAACCACCAGGCGCACACAGAGCAACGGCTGTTGCTGCGGCAAAAACTGAATATCCCCCCCACGGCCCCGGTGCTGTTGACGGTGGGTCCGTTGACCGCGGAAAAACGAATCGTGGAATTGCTTTGGTCGCTCGATCAAGTGAATTGCGTCCTGTCGGAGGTCTATTTGCTGATTGTCGGTGAGGGTCCCGCGCGAGACTTAATAAGCAAATACGCGCGACTCTTTCACATTGATCAGCGCGTCAGGTTTTTAGATTATCAACCGAACTTGGATCCCCCCCTGGCGGCGGCGGATCTCTATCTCACGGCTGATCCGCAACTAGGACCAAAGCAGGCGATCATGGAAGCCCAAGACGCCGGGCTGCCCATTATCGGCCATGATCAGCCAGAACTGCGCCGACTGTGCCGGCCCGGAGTGGACGCTATTTTGTGCCGCAGCGACATGCGCGCGGAACTGGCCGGCGCGCTTTACCGATTGTTATCCCATCCCGAAAAATACGCGCAGTTGCGTGCCGCCGCCAGCAAGATCGGCGGCTTGCCCCCCCGACAGCAAGCCTGGGAAGCGTACGCCGAAGGTTATTCCCGCCTCTACAAGGAACTGCTGGCGGTTCGGACGATTCCCCTGCATAATCAAAAAAGCCATGTGGAAGGCGCGTACTATCGCCGCGCGGTCCGGGCGCCGTTAAAGTAG